The following coding sequences lie in one Nitratireductor mangrovi genomic window:
- a CDS encoding TRAP transporter small permease — protein MRTLSVFINALARFLAIIGGIVLAAITVLTVVSITGRSLVPFGLAPVPGDFELVEAGTAFAVFAFLPWCQLNRGHATVDLFTSYLPESTNRWIDLVSEILMTVILILLAVRLWYGMMDKIRYGETTFILQFPVWWGFAVAMVGAVVAVIVSVYMVVVRVKEVREGRTLLAPTLGGGH, from the coding sequence ATGAGAACGCTCTCGGTGTTCATTAACGCTCTCGCGCGGTTCCTTGCGATCATCGGAGGCATTGTGCTGGCCGCGATCACCGTGCTCACGGTGGTCAGCATCACCGGGCGCTCGCTGGTGCCGTTCGGCCTTGCGCCGGTGCCGGGCGACTTCGAACTCGTCGAAGCCGGCACGGCCTTTGCGGTGTTCGCCTTCCTGCCGTGGTGCCAGCTCAATCGCGGCCATGCGACGGTCGATCTCTTCACCAGCTATCTGCCTGAGAGCACCAACCGCTGGATCGACCTCGTGTCGGAGATCCTGATGACGGTGATCCTGATCCTGCTGGCGGTGCGGCTCTGGTACGGGATGATGGACAAGATCCGCTACGGCGAGACGACCTTCATCCTGCAGTTTCCGGTGTGGTGGGGCTTTGCCGTGGCGATGGTCGGCGCCGTCGTCGCTGTCATCGTTTCGGTCTATATGGTCGTGGTTCGGGTCAAGGAGGTGCGTGAAGGCCGTACGCTGCTCGCGCCGACCCTGGGGGGCGGGCATTGA
- a CDS encoding SulP family inorganic anion transporter has translation MQAAKNGGWRRYFPVLDWGRDYDREALGDDVVAAVIVTIMLIPQSLAYALLAGLPPEMGLYASILPLVAYAVFGTSRALAVGPVAVVSLMTATAIGRIAEQGSADYATAAILLAFMSGLLLLAMGLLRLGFLANLLSHPVVSGFITASGILIAASQLRHVFGVSAGGHNLPELLTSLVSALPDLHPATAAIGIASAGFLFWVRKGLKPILLRSGLGPRAADIVAKTGPVFAVAVTTLVAWLLDLGSAGVALVGSVPQGLPPLTTPVLDPDLWLALAGPAALISIVGFVESVSVAQTLAARKRQHIVPDQELIGLGAANIAASVSGGYPVTGGFARSVVNFDAGARTPAAGAFAAAGLALATVFLTPLLFYLPQATLAATIIVAVLSLVDLSVLRKSWSYSRADFAAVAVTIAATLLSGVEVGISAGVVLSVLIHLYRTSRPHTAVVGRVPGTEHYRNICRHAVETSPGILSLRVDESLYFANARFLEDRVYDLVSRSPEIRHVVLMCPAVNHIDMSALESLEAINRRLADMEVTLHLSEVKGPVMDRLERTDFLDHMSGEVFLSQHQAISRLAKPGSGQTAPAQ, from the coding sequence ATGCAAGCAGCAAAAAACGGCGGCTGGCGCCGCTACTTTCCGGTCCTCGACTGGGGCCGGGATTATGATCGCGAGGCGCTCGGAGACGACGTCGTCGCCGCGGTCATCGTCACCATCATGCTGATCCCGCAATCGCTCGCCTACGCGCTTTTGGCCGGCCTGCCGCCGGAGATGGGCCTTTACGCCTCGATCCTGCCGCTGGTCGCCTACGCCGTCTTCGGCACCAGCCGTGCCCTCGCCGTCGGCCCCGTCGCCGTCGTGTCGCTGATGACGGCGACCGCCATCGGCCGCATCGCCGAACAGGGCAGTGCCGACTATGCGACCGCCGCGATCCTGCTTGCCTTCATGTCCGGCCTGCTCCTGCTCGCCATGGGCCTGCTGCGGCTCGGCTTTCTCGCCAACCTGCTGTCGCACCCGGTGGTCTCGGGCTTCATCACCGCATCGGGAATCCTGATCGCGGCGAGCCAACTCAGGCATGTCTTCGGCGTTTCCGCCGGCGGCCACAACCTGCCCGAGCTGCTCACTTCGCTTGTTTCCGCACTTCCCGACCTTCATCCCGCGACCGCCGCCATCGGCATCGCTTCCGCCGGGTTCCTGTTCTGGGTCCGCAAGGGACTGAAACCGATCCTCCTGCGCTCCGGGCTGGGGCCGCGCGCCGCCGACATCGTCGCCAAGACCGGGCCCGTCTTCGCCGTCGCCGTCACCACGCTGGTCGCCTGGCTGCTCGACCTGGGGTCTGCCGGGGTCGCGCTCGTCGGCAGTGTGCCGCAGGGCCTGCCGCCCCTGACGACGCCGGTCCTCGACCCCGATCTGTGGCTGGCTCTTGCCGGCCCTGCCGCGCTGATCTCGATCGTCGGCTTCGTCGAGTCTGTCTCTGTAGCCCAGACGCTTGCGGCGCGGAAACGCCAGCATATCGTACCGGACCAGGAACTGATCGGCCTCGGCGCTGCCAACATCGCAGCCAGCGTTTCAGGCGGCTATCCGGTAACCGGCGGTTTCGCGCGTTCGGTGGTGAATTTCGACGCCGGGGCACGCACGCCGGCCGCCGGGGCTTTCGCCGCGGCCGGGCTGGCGCTCGCCACCGTCTTCCTGACGCCGTTGCTCTTCTACCTGCCGCAGGCAACGCTGGCCGCGACCATCATCGTTGCCGTGCTTTCCTTGGTCGACCTTTCGGTGCTGCGCAAGTCATGGAGCTATTCCAGGGCCGATTTCGCCGCCGTGGCGGTCACCATCGCCGCAACGCTGCTGTCGGGCGTGGAGGTCGGGATTTCGGCCGGTGTCGTGCTGTCGGTGCTCATTCACCTCTACCGCACGTCGAGGCCGCACACCGCCGTGGTCGGGCGTGTCCCAGGCACCGAGCACTACCGCAACATCTGCCGCCATGCGGTCGAGACTTCACCCGGCATCCTCTCGCTCAGGGTCGACGAAAGCCTCTATTTCGCCAATGCCCGCTTTCTCGAGGACCGCGTCTACGATCTCGTTTCCCGGTCACCGGAGATCAGGCATGTCGTACTGATGTGCCCGGCGGTGAACCACATCGACATGAGCGCGCTGGAATCTTTGGAAGCCATCAACCGGCGGCTGGCCGACATGGAGGTCACGCTGCATCTTTCGGAGGTCAAGGGCCCGGTGATGGACCGCCTCGAACGCACCGACTTCCTCGATCACATGAGCGGCGAGGTCTTCCTGTCACAGCACCAGGCGATCTCGCGTCTCGCCAAACCCGGAAGCGGCCAAACCGCGCCGGCTCAATAG
- a CDS encoding TRAP transporter large permease, translated as MSNLEIGVWSFPVLLLLIFLRLPIGLSMLICGIVGTYLVTGTWKPMLGKLKLETYSTFSNHSLSIIPLFLLMGQFAGLGGMSRALFKAAETWLGHRKGGVAMAAIGACAGFGAICGSSLATAATMAQVALPELRRYGYSGALATGTLAAGGTLGILIPPSIVLVIYAILAEQNIAKLFLSAFVPGVLAAIGYMIAVSIYVRVFPDSAGASPRVPYAERFRALLDVWPVLLVFLTVVGGIYFGWFTPTEGAAIGAAGTGLIALVNGGLTRKTFIDSVLATATATAMIFFIVFGASIYNGFLALSQVPQEIAAYISGQGFNPWIVLIGILALYLVLGCVMDSLSMILLTIPIFFPIVTALDYGLSPEEFAIWFGILVLIVVEVGLITPPVGMNLFVINSMAQGTPISHTYRGVAPFVAADLTRTAILVLFPSISLFLLRWLY; from the coding sequence TTGAGCAATCTCGAAATCGGCGTCTGGTCCTTTCCGGTCCTTTTGCTCCTGATCTTCCTGCGCCTGCCGATCGGGCTGTCGATGCTGATCTGCGGCATCGTCGGCACCTATCTCGTCACCGGCACCTGGAAGCCGATGCTCGGCAAGCTGAAGCTCGAGACCTATTCGACCTTTTCCAACCATTCGCTGTCGATCATTCCGCTGTTCCTGCTGATGGGCCAGTTTGCCGGCCTCGGCGGCATGTCGCGGGCGCTGTTCAAGGCGGCCGAGACCTGGCTTGGCCACCGCAAGGGCGGCGTGGCGATGGCGGCGATCGGCGCCTGCGCCGGTTTCGGCGCCATCTGCGGCTCGTCGCTGGCGACGGCGGCGACGATGGCCCAGGTCGCACTGCCCGAACTCAGGCGCTACGGCTATTCGGGTGCGCTGGCGACCGGCACGCTGGCCGCCGGCGGAACGCTCGGCATCCTCATTCCGCCGTCGATCGTGCTGGTCATCTATGCGATCCTCGCCGAGCAGAACATCGCCAAGCTGTTCCTGTCGGCCTTCGTGCCGGGCGTGCTGGCGGCCATCGGCTACATGATCGCGGTTTCGATCTATGTGCGGGTGTTTCCGGATTCGGCGGGCGCCAGCCCGCGCGTGCCCTATGCGGAGCGTTTTCGCGCGCTGCTCGACGTCTGGCCGGTGCTGCTGGTTTTTCTGACGGTTGTCGGCGGCATCTATTTCGGCTGGTTCACGCCGACCGAGGGCGCCGCGATCGGCGCGGCCGGCACCGGGCTGATTGCGCTGGTCAATGGCGGGCTGACCCGCAAGACCTTCATCGATTCGGTGCTGGCGACGGCGACCGCCACGGCGATGATCTTCTTCATCGTCTTCGGCGCCTCGATCTACAACGGCTTCCTGGCGCTGTCGCAGGTGCCGCAAGAAATTGCTGCCTACATCTCCGGCCAGGGGTTCAACCCGTGGATCGTGCTGATCGGCATCCTGGCGCTCTACCTGGTCCTCGGCTGCGTGATGGATTCCCTGTCGATGATCCTCTTGACGATCCCGATCTTCTTCCCGATCGTCACCGCCCTCGACTACGGGCTGAGCCCCGAAGAGTTCGCGATCTGGTTCGGCATCCTGGTGCTGATCGTGGTCGAGGTGGGATTGATCACGCCACCCGTGGGCATGAACCTGTTCGTCATCAACTCGATGGCGCAGGGAACGCCGATCTCGCACACCTATCGCGGCGTGGCGCCGTTCGTGGCAGCGGACCTGACCCGCACCGCAATCCTGGTGCTTTTCCCGTCGATCTCGCTGTTCCTCTTGCGCTGGCTCTATTGA
- a CDS encoding TRAP transporter substrate-binding protein yields MNMKSLKTLALAGAVAATTFLSGSVAGLAQEVTLKMHQFLPAQANVPKLVLDVWAKDVEEASGGRIKVEHYPSMQLGGTPPQLMDQAIDGTVDIIWTVVGYTPGRFPRVEVFELPFMMTNADATSRAYWDLFEKEMKDTDFKDVHIIGTWVHGPGMIHSKTPVNGLGDMNGLKLRAPTRIITGLLGELGATAVGMPVPAVTEALSKGVIDGCVIPWEVTAALKVPELVENHTEFGGDHALYTTAFVLAMNKERYESLPDDLKKVIDDHSGQEFSAFAGRTQASADGPSKQIAVDRGNNIITLGDEEVARWKEAAQPVYENWIKEMEGKGIDGQALIDEARMLIDKYSKM; encoded by the coding sequence ATGAACATGAAATCCCTGAAAACGCTGGCGCTTGCCGGCGCGGTCGCGGCGACGACATTCCTGTCCGGAAGCGTTGCAGGCCTCGCCCAGGAAGTCACGCTGAAGATGCACCAGTTCCTGCCGGCGCAGGCCAATGTGCCGAAGCTGGTTCTCGACGTGTGGGCCAAGGACGTCGAAGAGGCGTCGGGCGGGCGCATCAAGGTCGAGCATTATCCCTCGATGCAGCTCGGCGGCACGCCGCCGCAGCTCATGGACCAGGCGATCGACGGCACCGTCGACATCATCTGGACCGTGGTCGGCTATACGCCGGGCCGCTTCCCGCGCGTGGAGGTGTTCGAGCTTCCGTTCATGATGACCAATGCGGACGCGACCTCGCGCGCCTATTGGGATCTGTTCGAGAAGGAGATGAAGGACACCGACTTCAAGGATGTCCACATCATCGGCACCTGGGTGCACGGCCCGGGCATGATTCATTCCAAGACGCCTGTCAACGGCCTTGGCGACATGAACGGCCTCAAGCTGCGCGCCCCGACCCGCATCATCACCGGCCTTCTCGGCGAACTCGGCGCCACCGCCGTGGGCATGCCGGTTCCGGCGGTCACGGAAGCACTTTCCAAGGGCGTCATCGACGGCTGCGTCATTCCGTGGGAGGTCACCGCGGCGCTGAAGGTGCCGGAGCTGGTCGAGAACCACACCGAATTCGGCGGCGACCACGCGCTCTACACCACCGCCTTCGTGCTGGCGATGAACAAGGAGCGCTACGAGAGCCTGCCCGACGACCTGAAGAAGGTCATCGACGACCATTCGGGCCAGGAATTCTCGGCTTTCGCCGGCCGCACCCAGGCTTCGGCTGACGGCCCGAGCAAGCAGATCGCGGTCGACCGCGGCAACAACATCATCACCCTTGGCGATGAAGAAGTGGCCCGCTGGAAGGAGGCCGCGCAGCCGGTCTACGAGAACTGGATCAAGGAAATGGAAGGCAAGGGCATCGACGGCCAGGCGCTGATCGACGAAGCCCGCATGCTGATCGACAAATACAGCAAGATGTAA